From the genome of Lentilactobacillus buchneri, one region includes:
- a CDS encoding GntR family transcriptional regulator: MKFEFNSSEPIYRQVAEQIEDAIASGGFAEGDQIPSTTEISKEFHINPATVLKGMNIVAAKNLIEKRRGLGMFVQAGARQRILVEKRNGFFDEFVENLVREAQNLDISEDELLNLVKRGYQQ, encoded by the coding sequence ATGAAGTTTGAGTTTAATAGTTCAGAGCCCATCTACCGCCAGGTTGCCGAACAAATTGAGGACGCGATTGCTTCGGGAGGCTTTGCTGAAGGCGACCAGATTCCGTCGACAACAGAAATTTCCAAGGAGTTTCATATCAACCCGGCGACTGTTTTAAAAGGGATGAACATCGTTGCTGCTAAAAATTTGATCGAAAAACGGCGGGGGCTGGGAATGTTTGTCCAGGCAGGCGCCAGGCAGCGAATCTTGGTAGAAAAGCGGAATGGCTTTTTTGATGAGTTTGTCGAAAATCTGGTTCGGGAAGCCCAGAATCTGGATATTTCTGAAGATGAGTTATTGAATTTAGTGAAAAGAGGTTACCAGCAATGA
- a CDS encoding methionine ABC transporter ATP-binding protein, translating to MIRFKDVSKQYSTKDGGLTAVNDVNIEINDGEIFGIVGYSGAGKSTLVRMLDGLEAPSTGEIDINGTDVSKLHGSQLRKQRQKIGMIFQHFNLLWSRTVLDNIALPLEIAKVPKAKRKQRAEELIKLVGLEGREHSYPSELSGGQKQRVGIARALANEPTILISDEATSALDPDTTNEVLDLLLKINKEMNLTILLITHEMHAIAKVCERVAVMDSGKVVETGSVFEVFRHPQQEITKKFVSEEFTPQQSDNTMTLDELVKKYPDGQIIRLIFHGPQAELPIVSDVVKRFPELTISIISGAIHQTQEGALGSLDLQFVGDDNQINDALEYLKKMRVGTEVIHHG from the coding sequence TTGATTCGATTTAAAGATGTATCCAAACAGTACAGTACCAAGGATGGCGGTCTAACCGCGGTCAATGATGTCAACATTGAGATTAACGATGGTGAGATCTTCGGGATTGTCGGCTATTCAGGCGCCGGGAAAAGTACCTTGGTGAGAATGCTGGACGGACTTGAAGCACCATCGACCGGTGAAATTGACATTAACGGAACGGATGTTTCCAAGCTCCACGGCAGCCAATTAAGAAAGCAACGTCAAAAAATTGGCATGATCTTTCAGCATTTCAACTTATTGTGGTCACGAACGGTGCTGGACAACATTGCTTTACCGCTTGAGATTGCCAAAGTTCCCAAAGCCAAACGAAAGCAACGCGCAGAGGAATTGATCAAGTTGGTTGGTTTGGAGGGCCGTGAGCATTCCTATCCTTCCGAGTTATCCGGTGGTCAAAAGCAACGGGTTGGCATCGCAAGAGCCTTGGCGAACGAGCCGACAATCTTAATTTCAGACGAGGCAACCAGTGCCTTGGATCCTGACACAACTAATGAAGTCCTTGACTTATTACTGAAGATTAATAAAGAAATGAACCTCACAATTTTATTAATCACCCATGAGATGCACGCCATCGCCAAGGTTTGTGAACGGGTGGCAGTTATGGACAGCGGCAAAGTTGTTGAAACCGGATCAGTGTTTGAGGTCTTCCGTCATCCACAACAAGAAATCACTAAAAAATTTGTCAGTGAAGAATTTACACCACAACAAAGTGACAACACGATGACCCTTGATGAATTGGTTAAGAAATATCCTGATGGGCAAATCATCCGACTGATTTTCCATGGACCACAGGCGGAACTGCCAATTGTCTCGGATGTTGTCAAACGGTTCCCGGAATTAACCATCAGCATTATTTCCGGTGCCATCCATCAAACTCAAGAAGGCGCGTTGGGGTCGCTGGATCTGCAATTTGTCGGCGATGACAATCAAATTAACGATGCCTTGGAATACCTGAAAAAGATGCGGGTTGGAACGGAGGTGATTCATCATGGCTAA
- the yidD gene encoding membrane protein insertion efficiency factor YidD: MKNILISLVHGYQRFISPLFPPTCRYYPTCSSYMVTALKKHGAFKGAVMGIARILRCHPFVKGGYDPVPDHFTIFRNKDARDEYRKSMHLK; this comes from the coding sequence GTGAAAAACATTCTGATTAGTCTTGTTCATGGTTATCAGCGCTTTATTTCGCCCTTATTCCCGCCTACCTGCCGTTATTATCCAACTTGCAGCAGTTATATGGTAACTGCCCTTAAAAAGCATGGTGCGTTCAAGGGGGCCGTTATGGGCATTGCCCGAATTCTGCGTTGCCATCCGTTTGTTAAGGGCGGCTATGATCCGGTTCCGGATCACTTTACCATTTTTCGGAATAAGGACGCACGCGATGAATACCGGAAATCCATGCACCTGAAATGA
- a CDS encoding ISL3 family transposase, producing MSNDTTKMLLGIDDEHLIIEEGQVGDDGVIRLVGSLNYTPKACRNCGIINDHQIIGYGWRKTTIRFAKTLGSTVILCLNRRNFHCKACHTNFLAQTNAVPKHCTISNTTRKQCLEKLTEPVSLKHIADELSTSDSFVGRQLLRAERDFQTNWHYLPKVLLMDEVKSTKSATDAMSFEFMDAETHELIDLLPFRTIYQLQKYFQHYDQAARENVKIIVTDMNYTYPKLVGQIFPNAIVVIDPFHLVNALNRAFNKTRVRLMKTLATSSREYHALKRYWKLLLTPENHLNYEAFRKWTNFPYPATATDVVDALLDIDPELKQTYNVMNRLRETIKNRDWPNYNQVFHHLEGCSEEMLATLQTLATHHDEIGNTFTHHYTNGPLEGSNNKIKVIKRTGFGYRNFFRFRLRVLFAFRVHTKRALITK from the coding sequence ATGTCAAATGATACTACGAAAATGTTGTTAGGAATAGATGATGAACACTTAATAATTGAGGAAGGACAAGTGGGTGATGATGGAGTGATTCGATTGGTGGGGTCCCTAAACTACACCCCCAAGGCATGCCGCAATTGTGGGATTATCAATGATCACCAAATTATTGGCTATGGTTGGCGGAAGACCACCATTAGATTCGCAAAAACATTGGGCAGCACCGTTATCCTGTGTCTCAATCGGCGAAACTTTCACTGTAAGGCTTGTCATACCAATTTCCTGGCGCAGACGAATGCGGTGCCGAAACACTGCACGATTTCAAATACGACCCGCAAACAATGCTTAGAAAAACTGACCGAACCGGTTTCGCTCAAACACATTGCCGATGAGTTATCCACTTCGGATTCATTCGTTGGTCGGCAGCTCTTGCGCGCTGAACGGGACTTTCAAACCAACTGGCACTATTTACCAAAAGTTCTCCTCATGGACGAAGTTAAAAGCACTAAGAGCGCCACCGACGCGATGAGCTTTGAATTTATGGATGCGGAAACCCACGAATTGATCGACCTGTTACCCTTTAGGACCATCTATCAGCTTCAAAAGTATTTCCAGCATTACGACCAGGCTGCGCGAGAAAATGTGAAAATTATCGTCACCGATATGAACTATACCTATCCCAAATTGGTGGGGCAGATCTTTCCGAACGCCATCGTTGTCATCGATCCGTTCCACTTGGTTAACGCTTTAAATCGAGCTTTTAATAAGACGCGGGTGCGCCTCATGAAAACCCTGGCGACTTCCTCACGCGAGTATCACGCCCTAAAACGCTATTGGAAACTATTATTAACGCCGGAAAATCACCTCAACTACGAAGCTTTCCGTAAGTGGACAAACTTCCCTTATCCAGCGACTGCCACTGATGTGGTTGATGCTTTATTGGACATTGATCCCGAGCTCAAGCAAACTTACAACGTGATGAATCGGTTACGTGAAACCATCAAAAACCGTGATTGGCCCAACTATAATCAAGTATTCCATCACTTAGAGGGCTGCTCGGAAGAGATGTTGGCAACCCTCCAGACCCTAGCGACTCATCATGATGAAATTGGCAATACCTTTACTCACCATTACACCAACGGGCCCTTAGAAGGTTCAAACAACAAGATTAAAGTCATTAAACGCACTGGATTTGGTTACCGAAACTTCTTCAGATTCCGGCTAAGAGTGCTGTTCGCTTTTCGAGTTCATACAAAAAGAGCTCTAATCACCAAGTGA
- a CDS encoding DUF2969 domain-containing protein: MMSKANKSINVEIKDRTDQNGESISELFIGKKLIGSIKQLSETKFQAVNTHDEAFHVKTFDEGVTQLIKDFHLHH; the protein is encoded by the coding sequence ATGATGAGTAAAGCAAATAAAAGTATCAACGTTGAAATTAAAGATCGAACGGATCAAAATGGAGAATCGATCTCCGAATTATTTATCGGCAAGAAATTGATTGGCTCAATTAAGCAGTTGAGCGAAACTAAATTTCAAGCAGTCAACACTCACGACGAAGCGTTTCATGTTAAAACCTTCGATGAGGGTGTGACACAATTAATCAAAGATTTTCATCTTCACCATTAA
- a CDS encoding FtsW/RodA/SpoVE family cell cycle protein, translated as MDSSRRTSKDDQSRIDWGIIFCVLMLALIGLASIYVAATHDSSSTSVMRQVVSQLVWYVIGIIAVVIIMQFDSEQLWKVAPITYWLGIALLASVLVLYSRTYYINTGAKSWFSLFGLTFQPSEVMKPAYILMMGRVIVQHNDNYPIRTVRSDFLLIGKMLLWTVPVAVLLKLQNDFGTMLVFFAILGGLIIVSGVTWRIILPAVITIFGFAGTILALVIPESGRHLLEKFGFQAYQFARVDTWLNPSADTSNQGYQLWQSMKAIGSGGIFGTGFNQSHVYVPVRESDMIFSVIGENFGFIGSCILILLYFLLIYQMIKVTFDTRNVFYAYISTGVIMMILFHVFENVGMSIGLLPLTGIPLPFVSAGGSALIGNMIGIGLIMSMQYHNKSYMFGEDKEFS; from the coding sequence TTGGATAGCAGTCGCAGAACCTCTAAAGACGACCAATCGCGAATTGACTGGGGAATTATTTTCTGTGTCTTAATGCTGGCGTTGATTGGGCTGGCATCGATTTACGTTGCAGCCACCCATGATTCAAGTTCTACCAGCGTCATGAGACAGGTGGTTTCGCAATTGGTTTGGTACGTCATCGGAATTATCGCCGTTGTCATTATTATGCAGTTTGATTCCGAGCAGTTATGGAAAGTTGCCCCGATTACTTACTGGCTGGGGATTGCCCTGCTGGCGAGTGTCTTGGTGTTATACAGTCGGACCTATTACATTAATACGGGTGCCAAAAGTTGGTTCTCCCTATTTGGGTTGACCTTTCAACCGTCTGAAGTGATGAAACCGGCCTATATTTTGATGATGGGGCGGGTGATTGTTCAACATAACGATAATTACCCAATCAGGACTGTTCGAAGTGATTTCCTATTAATTGGGAAAATGTTGCTGTGGACAGTTCCGGTAGCCGTCTTGTTAAAGCTGCAAAATGATTTTGGAACGATGTTGGTTTTCTTCGCCATCTTAGGTGGCTTGATCATCGTTTCAGGAGTGACATGGCGGATTATTCTGCCAGCGGTGATTACCATCTTTGGATTTGCCGGAACCATCTTGGCTTTGGTTATTCCGGAGTCCGGGCGTCATCTGTTGGAGAAGTTTGGTTTTCAAGCCTACCAGTTTGCCCGAGTTGACACTTGGCTCAACCCGTCAGCCGATACTTCCAATCAGGGGTATCAGCTGTGGCAGAGTATGAAGGCCATCGGATCTGGTGGGATTTTTGGAACCGGATTTAATCAGTCACATGTGTATGTGCCGGTGCGAGAATCTGATATGATTTTCTCGGTTATTGGCGAGAACTTTGGATTTATTGGCAGCTGTATTTTGATTTTATTGTATTTCCTGTTGATTTATCAAATGATTAAGGTTACATTCGATACGAGGAATGTTTTTTACGCTTACATTTCCACTGGCGTGATTATGATGATTCTGTTTCATGTTTTTGAAAATGTCGGGATGAGTATTGGCCTGTTGCCATTGACCGGTATTCCATTGCCCTTCGTTAGTGCCGGGGGATCGGCGTTGATTGGGAACATGATTGGGATTGGCTTAATTATGTCAATGCAGTATCATAATAAGAGTTACATGTTTGGAGAAGACAAAGAATTCTCATAA
- a CDS encoding FtsX-like permease family protein, whose translation MLFKISISGIKARWKDYLVLFSGMIITTAIFYMFEAISTNDKFTTSSAVGQNAKIVFIFGSILLAIITLVYVFYANNFLMSMREHDYGLFMMLGAKSGVISKLIILETIAIGLISTVVGIVIGIGFTQVLSHFLASLIHMSLTNFSAFYMPAIIATIILFAILFLVAGFLNARTFTKTSALQLLRSGQQSDWQQPKALTLGVQAILGVVLLAGGYYAMYDIQKLKVMSIPIALITIVLGTYFVFNSFFVMLLQAFQRSNMSTKGLNSFTLAQLKFRIRDYTKILSVVSLLFALALGAITVGTGFQHMVPKLASGNGYYSVAITNPNQEMRSLVGQIQDKSTVTYQQKVDPTTKRVYYRSDQLQRQPLKYAAFVSRKTLASKAFTAKVSQFKRSDSSAYQELWGLQVPTVKAYQIKVVSSQTFNQINAKTNQLLLVRANDMDAAATPLTKITNIQSKQYGYRNGEQVGGSFTMYQSLKSVFGSLEFMGIFLGIAFLAMLASCLMFKILSGAASDKIRFDMLNKIGTRRSVLNHSIVVQILGLFALPGILGIVDVAFGLQMFAKSGLLMGGAYQTFGLTTVGFLVLYLIYFAVTVLIYSRIVVPKTKVER comes from the coding sequence ATGTTATTTAAAATTTCAATCTCAGGAATCAAGGCTCGTTGGAAAGATTATCTGGTTCTGTTTTCCGGGATGATCATTACCACAGCTATTTTCTACATGTTTGAAGCAATTTCAACAAACGATAAATTTACCACCAGCAGTGCGGTGGGACAAAATGCCAAGATCGTTTTCATCTTCGGATCCATCTTACTGGCAATCATCACACTGGTATATGTTTTTTACGCGAATAATTTCTTGATGAGTATGCGTGAACATGATTATGGACTCTTCATGATGCTGGGTGCCAAATCAGGAGTCATCAGTAAATTGATCATCCTTGAGACCATTGCGATCGGTTTAATTTCCACAGTTGTCGGGATTGTCATTGGCATTGGCTTTACCCAAGTGCTCAGCCATTTTCTGGCCAGCCTCATTCACATGTCATTGACTAATTTCTCGGCATTTTATATGCCAGCTATCATTGCAACGATTATCCTGTTTGCGATTTTGTTTCTGGTTGCTGGTTTCTTAAATGCCAGGACATTCACCAAGACCTCCGCCCTGCAGCTTTTGCGTTCCGGACAACAAAGTGATTGGCAGCAGCCTAAGGCCTTGACACTTGGCGTTCAAGCAATTCTTGGAGTTGTTCTCTTGGCCGGTGGATATTATGCGATGTATGACATTCAAAAACTGAAAGTCATGTCTATTCCAATCGCGCTCATCACGATTGTTCTAGGGACCTACTTTGTCTTCAACTCATTTTTTGTGATGCTGCTCCAGGCATTTCAACGTTCTAATATGAGCACCAAGGGCCTGAACAGTTTCACATTGGCCCAGCTTAAATTTAGAATTCGTGATTATACCAAAATCCTTTCAGTTGTCTCACTGCTGTTTGCATTGGCACTAGGCGCAATTACTGTGGGAACCGGTTTTCAACACATGGTACCTAAATTAGCTTCTGGAAATGGCTACTATTCAGTTGCTATTACCAACCCCAATCAGGAAATGCGTTCACTGGTTGGCCAGATTCAAGATAAATCCACTGTCACTTACCAACAAAAAGTTGATCCGACGACCAAGCGGGTTTATTACCGGAGTGACCAGCTTCAGCGCCAACCATTGAAGTACGCGGCGTTTGTGAGTCGAAAGACACTGGCGTCAAAAGCTTTCACCGCCAAAGTTTCCCAGTTCAAGCGAAGCGATTCATCGGCATACCAAGAGCTGTGGGGACTACAGGTACCAACGGTTAAAGCCTACCAAATCAAAGTGGTCAGTTCTCAGACATTCAATCAAATTAATGCCAAGACCAATCAATTATTGTTGGTTCGCGCAAATGATATGGACGCTGCCGCAACGCCACTGACCAAAATTACCAACATTCAGTCCAAGCAGTACGGCTATCGAAACGGGGAACAGGTCGGCGGTTCGTTTACGATGTATCAATCCCTGAAGAGTGTCTTTGGCAGTCTTGAGTTTATGGGAATCTTCTTAGGAATTGCCTTTCTGGCCATGCTTGCCAGCTGCTTAATGTTTAAGATTTTGAGTGGGGCAGCCAGTGACAAGATCCGCTTTGATATGCTCAATAAGATTGGGACTCGTCGATCAGTCTTAAACCACTCAATCGTTGTTCAAATCCTGGGCTTGTTTGCACTGCCCGGAATTTTGGGAATTGTCGACGTTGCCTTTGGCCTTCAAATGTTCGCCAAGAGTGGTCTATTGATGGGTGGCGCCTACCAAACCTTTGGACTGACGACAGTCGGCTTCTTGGTTCTTTACTTGATTTACTTTGCCGTGACCGTCCTGATTTATTCCCGAATTGTGGTTCCAAAGACGAAGGTGGAGCGTTAA
- a CDS encoding methionine ABC transporter permease, with product MANSTGFKSYFQFHNVDWGSMMSATWETVWMTLLSMVAIVILGIILGLILYETRNKPGIGYRILNWLVGLFVNIFRSIPFIILIILLLPITMKLAGTIIGPRAALPSLIISAAPFYARMVESYFREVDSGVLEAAESMGATTWEIITKVLLPESKPALIAGATVTTISLIGYTAMAGAIGAGGLGNLAYQDGFQASNNTVTLVATVIICLFVFVVQFVGDVFVKITDKRTL from the coding sequence ATGGCTAATTCAACTGGATTCAAATCTTACTTCCAGTTTCATAACGTCGATTGGGGTTCGATGATGTCGGCAACTTGGGAAACCGTTTGGATGACCCTGTTATCAATGGTTGCAATTGTTATTTTAGGAATTATTTTGGGGCTGATCTTATACGAGACTCGCAACAAGCCGGGCATTGGCTATCGAATTCTCAATTGGCTGGTCGGCTTGTTCGTTAACATCTTCCGGTCAATTCCATTTATCATCCTGATCATTTTGTTACTGCCAATTACCATGAAATTGGCTGGAACGATCATTGGGCCGCGGGCCGCGTTACCATCCTTGATTATTTCGGCGGCACCTTTTTACGCTCGGATGGTTGAGTCCTACTTTCGTGAGGTTGATTCCGGGGTCTTGGAAGCTGCCGAATCTATGGGTGCCACAACCTGGGAAATTATCACCAAGGTCCTGTTACCAGAAAGCAAGCCGGCATTGATCGCCGGAGCTACTGTTACCACCATTTCGTTGATTGGCTACACCGCTATGGCAGGTGCCATTGGTGCCGGTGGCCTTGGAAACTTAGCTTATCAAGATGGTTTCCAGGCAAGCAACAACACAGTGACCTTAGTCGCAACGGTCATCATTTGTTTATTTGTATTTGTCGTCCAATTTGTCGGCGATGTCTTTGTCAAGATTACCGACAAACGGACATTATAA
- a CDS encoding SPFH domain-containing protein has protein sequence MKEKNVFHVNGYVGLIIALILLGVGGYLLWIGGEGSSIGSIVFGTIIIVLDLLFASSLTIIQPNEAKVLTFFGRYIGTIRTSGLFMTVPLTSKQTISLRVRNFNSSIIKVNDSKGNPVEIAAVIVYKVVDSAKEIFSVEDYEQFVEIQSESAIRHIASQYPYDSFDDSTDKLTLRGNATEVSVALQKELQDRLDVAGLQIIETRLTHLAYATEIANAMLQRQQATAILSARKIIVQGAVAISEDAVSQLQKDLGSSITDEQRMKMINNVLVSIITERGTQNVINTDNLD, from the coding sequence TTGAAAGAGAAAAATGTATTTCATGTTAATGGTTATGTGGGCTTAATTATTGCCTTGATTTTGCTGGGAGTTGGCGGTTATCTGCTCTGGATTGGCGGGGAAGGCAGCTCAATTGGCTCAATCGTTTTTGGGACAATCATCATTGTTTTGGATCTGTTATTTGCAAGTTCATTAACGATTATCCAACCTAACGAAGCCAAAGTGTTGACCTTCTTTGGTCGCTACATTGGGACAATTCGGACTTCCGGATTATTCATGACCGTGCCATTGACCAGCAAGCAGACGATTTCACTGCGGGTTCGCAATTTTAATAGTTCAATTATCAAAGTGAACGATTCAAAAGGGAACCCAGTTGAAATTGCCGCTGTCATTGTCTACAAAGTCGTTGATTCTGCCAAAGAAATTTTTAGCGTGGAAGATTATGAACAATTCGTTGAGATTCAAAGTGAGTCCGCTATTCGACATATTGCCAGCCAGTATCCGTATGACAGTTTTGATGATAGTACAGACAAATTGACCTTGCGGGGGAATGCAACCGAAGTGTCGGTCGCGTTACAAAAAGAATTACAGGACCGTTTGGACGTCGCCGGATTGCAAATTATTGAGACCCGGTTGACGCATTTGGCATATGCAACTGAAATTGCTAACGCCATGCTGCAGCGACAACAAGCAACCGCCATTTTGTCGGCGCGAAAAATTATTGTTCAAGGAGCCGTGGCGATTTCCGAGGATGCCGTTTCCCAGCTGCAAAAGGATTTGGGATCATCGATTACAGATGAACAGCGGATGAAAATGATCAATAACGTCTTGGTCTCCATCATCACTGAACGAGGGACCCAGAATGTCATTAATACTGATAATCTAGATTAA
- a CDS encoding glycine cleavage system protein H, whose protein sequence is MDTKYYWTEENNGEVTVGLTEAGKNELGNITFVSLPKVGAQLTTSDTLLNVEADKAVSDIPSPVAGKVTAVNSNAVNDPSVLNGTDKATSWIAKIQK, encoded by the coding sequence ATGGATACAAAATATTATTGGACTGAAGAAAATAACGGGGAAGTCACAGTTGGCTTGACCGAAGCAGGCAAGAACGAACTGGGTAACATCACCTTTGTTTCCCTTCCAAAGGTTGGTGCTCAATTAACCACCAGCGATACTTTATTAAACGTTGAAGCTGACAAAGCCGTTTCGGATATTCCAAGTCCAGTTGCTGGGAAAGTGACTGCTGTCAACAGTAATGCCGTTAATGACCCTTCAGTATTAAACGGGACTGACAAGGCAACTTCATGGATTGCTAAGATTCAAAAATAA
- a CDS encoding MetQ/NlpA family ABC transporter substrate-binding protein, with product MKKKLLSLFAVVFTAFLLVGCSSSSNSSKKTTTLKIGASAVPHAQILRHVAPELKKEGVNLKITTFQDYTMPNKALANGELDANYFQHVPFLKLWNKQNHGTLVNAGGVHLEPIAVFSKKVKKLQDLKKGATIIVSSNVPDYGRILQIFKDAGLITLKKGIDITSANFSDIASNPRHLKFKHSYEPKLLPTIYKNGEGDAVVINANYAVGAGLNPIKQSIAIEKRNSPYVNIIATRKGDQNKPAIKKLVKVLQSTKTQKWILHHYKGAVLPEKNVK from the coding sequence ATGAAGAAGAAATTATTGAGTTTATTCGCAGTTGTCTTTACCGCCTTTTTGTTGGTGGGGTGTTCATCATCGTCTAATTCCAGCAAAAAGACGACCACATTAAAAATTGGTGCTTCAGCCGTGCCCCATGCACAAATTTTGCGCCACGTGGCTCCAGAACTTAAAAAAGAAGGCGTCAATCTGAAGATTACCACTTTCCAAGATTACACGATGCCTAACAAGGCTTTGGCCAACGGCGAACTGGATGCCAATTACTTCCAGCATGTGCCTTTCCTAAAGCTTTGGAACAAGCAGAACCACGGAACATTAGTCAATGCCGGTGGTGTTCACTTGGAACCGATCGCTGTTTTCTCGAAGAAAGTTAAGAAGCTTCAAGATCTCAAGAAGGGTGCCACAATCATTGTCAGCAGCAATGTTCCCGATTATGGCCGAATCCTTCAGATCTTCAAAGACGCCGGTTTAATTACACTGAAAAAGGGCATTGACATTACTTCTGCCAACTTCAGTGACATTGCTTCAAACCCACGTCATCTGAAATTCAAGCACAGCTATGAACCAAAATTACTGCCAACCATTTATAAGAATGGTGAAGGAGATGCAGTTGTCATCAACGCCAACTACGCTGTTGGTGCCGGCTTGAATCCAATTAAGCAGTCAATTGCGATTGAAAAACGGAATTCACCATACGTGAACATCATCGCCACCCGTAAAGGTGATCAGAACAAGCCAGCCATCAAGAAATTAGTCAAGGTTCTTCAATCAACCAAGACTCAAAAATGGATCTTGCATCACTATAAAGGTGCCGTTTTACCTGAGAAGAATGTTAAGTAA
- a CDS encoding ABC transporter ATP-binding protein: MTTKIVQTEDLHKTYDKDSAKPYEALKGISLSVNEGEFVGIMGASGSGKTTLLNILATLDQPTSGSVEIDGQDVTHLTANQMADFRSQKLGFIFQDFNLLETLTAQENIALPLSLQNAKAAKIQTAVKEAASKLGIDDLLSKYPTQLSGGQKQRVAAARALVSNPSIIFGDEPTGALDSTNARELLDTLTNINQQGVSILLVTHDPFSASFCKRILFIKDGKIGDEVDAGDKPRNEFYQEILEKLGTFEQ, translated from the coding sequence ATGACAACTAAAATCGTTCAAACAGAAGATTTACACAAAACCTACGATAAAGACAGCGCAAAACCATATGAAGCTCTGAAAGGGATCAGCTTGTCGGTTAACGAGGGCGAATTTGTCGGAATCATGGGCGCCTCCGGTTCCGGAAAGACGACTTTGCTAAATATTTTGGCAACTCTCGATCAACCAACCAGCGGTTCGGTCGAAATTGACGGCCAAGACGTAACTCATTTAACTGCCAACCAGATGGCAGATTTTCGTTCTCAAAAATTGGGCTTCATCTTCCAAGACTTTAACTTATTGGAAACCTTAACCGCCCAAGAAAATATTGCTTTGCCGTTGTCGCTTCAAAATGCCAAGGCGGCTAAGATCCAAACTGCTGTCAAGGAAGCCGCCAGCAAGTTGGGAATTGATGACTTGCTGAGTAAGTACCCAACGCAATTATCCGGTGGGCAAAAGCAACGGGTCGCCGCTGCCAGAGCCTTAGTGTCAAATCCGTCAATTATTTTTGGGGATGAACCAACCGGAGCGCTTGACTCAACCAACGCCCGTGAATTACTGGACACCTTAACGAACATCAATCAACAGGGGGTCTCAATTCTCTTAGTGACCCATGACCCGTTCTCCGCTAGTTTCTGTAAACGAATTTTATTTATCAAAGACGGAAAAATTGGCGATGAGGTAGACGCCGGCGATAAGCCGAGAAATGAATTCTATCAGGAAATCCTCGAAAAACTCGGTACATTTGAACAGTAA